The following are encoded in a window of Caldicellulosiruptor danielii genomic DNA:
- a CDS encoding GAF domain-containing protein produces the protein MIELYDQISKLRNILEKLSSYILYVSTEKNIEDILLQTIDICLELTTSDGATIYLKEMIENEEKLVIKAAKNQSVNFEFYLGYSLPINSISLAGYVASNRKPVVINNTLSLPENHEYRQFKFFDRSLHYITINTITVPIFDYTNSVIGVLQVVNKKAKPQLKLEENNAHLFTIDYTDNDARIILAISALLGIILDRIWLYQKNDQLITNTQKMLSNIFDSVKKSILTLNDIMLTGQQKFIEYLQAEKRKKVLEFKEGLELCKKQIELSKVTETIITVCYLSIETSDNKVSNIFYEVLSSEIRIYDIPVMVKENEYVLLLYNVDLIKAKMIAKRIERKMIEKANSQNYNLPFKTKWSFYEIKPSEEKTLEEICEGLKSTMTEL, from the coding sequence ATGATTGAACTTTATGATCAAATTTCAAAACTCCGAAATATTCTTGAGAAATTAAGCTCCTATATATTATATGTCTCAACTGAAAAAAATATAGAGGATATCCTCCTTCAAACCATTGATATATGTTTAGAACTTACAACAAGTGATGGTGCCACAATTTATCTTAAAGAAATGATTGAAAACGAGGAAAAACTTGTAATCAAAGCTGCAAAAAATCAATCAGTCAATTTTGAGTTCTACTTGGGATACTCACTGCCTATAAACTCTATTAGTTTAGCAGGATATGTTGCTTCTAACCGCAAACCTGTGGTTATAAATAACACTTTATCTTTACCTGAAAATCATGAATATAGGCAATTCAAATTTTTTGACAGGAGTTTGCATTATATTACAATTAACACTATAACAGTACCAATTTTTGATTACACAAACAGTGTTATAGGAGTTTTGCAAGTTGTTAATAAGAAAGCAAAACCTCAATTAAAACTTGAAGAAAATAATGCTCATCTATTTACTATTGACTATACTGATAACGATGCAAGAATAATATTAGCAATCTCGGCACTTTTAGGAATCATTTTAGACAGAATTTGGCTTTATCAAAAAAATGATCAACTGATAACAAATACTCAAAAGATGCTAAGTAATATTTTCGACTCGGTAAAAAAATCAATTTTGACTTTAAATGACATAATGCTAACAGGTCAGCAAAAGTTCATAGAGTATCTTCAAGCTGAGAAAAGAAAAAAAGTTCTTGAGTTTAAAGAAGGACTTGAACTTTGTAAAAAACAAATTGAACTCTCAAAAGTTACTGAGACAATTATAACTGTATGTTATTTATCAATCGAAACTTCAGATAATAAAGTATCAAATATATTCTATGAAGTACTTTCATCAGAAATAAGAATATATGACATTCCTGTTATGGTAAAAGAAAATGAGTATGTCCTTTTGCTTTACAACGTTGACTTGATAAAAGCTAAAATGATTGCCAAAAGGATAGAAAGAAAAATGATTGAAAAGGCAAATTCACAAAATTATAACCTTCCATTCAAAACCAAATGGAGTTTTTATGAAATAAAACCTTCAGAAGAAAAAACTCTTGAGGAAATATGTGAAGGTTTAAAAAGTACTATGACAGAGCTTTAA
- a CDS encoding MBL fold metallo-hydrolase: MSKENPLTFLGIGSAFNPNYNNTSAYFELEDNLFLIDCGGGIFNSLLSLKLLEKYLNLNVLITHTHPDHIASLGQLILYCYYQLSKKITLIFPQPEIISNLLDYMGIRNEIYTLKTPQDFVNYLSKLTVISFEQVHVNELPCFGYLIYLNNVTFYYSGDSKSIPLYILTKFLEGEIDFLFQDTCSENHNLHPHLSIKELSEQIPPSKRKQVYCMHIDERFDVNLAKNLGFNIPQEIVAKRDAK, translated from the coding sequence ATGTCAAAGGAAAACCCTTTAACATTTCTGGGAATCGGAAGCGCTTTTAATCCTAATTACAACAATACCTCTGCTTACTTTGAATTGGAAGATAATCTTTTTTTGATTGACTGTGGTGGAGGTATATTTAACTCCCTTTTGAGTTTGAAACTACTTGAAAAATATCTAAATTTAAATGTTTTAATAACTCATACACACCCTGACCACATTGCAAGTTTAGGTCAATTAATCTTGTATTGTTATTATCAACTAAGCAAGAAAATAACTCTTATCTTCCCTCAACCTGAAATAATATCAAATTTACTTGACTATATGGGTATCAGAAATGAGATATACACTTTGAAAACCCCTCAGGACTTTGTTAACTATCTCAGTAAACTTACGGTAATATCCTTTGAACAAGTTCATGTAAATGAATTGCCTTGTTTTGGATATTTAATTTACTTGAATAATGTAACATTTTATTACAGTGGGGACTCAAAATCAATTCCTCTTTATATTCTAACCAAATTTTTGGAAGGCGAAATAGATTTTTTATTCCAAGATACTTGTTCAGAAAATCATAACCTTCATCCCCATCTTTCCATAAAGGAACTTTCAGAACAAATACCGCCCTCAAAAAGAAAACAGGTCTATTGTATGCATATTGATGAAAGGTTTGATGTAAATTTAGCTAAAAATTTAGGTTTTAACATACCTCAAGAAATTGTAGCTAAGAGGGATGCAAAATGA
- a CDS encoding sensor domain-containing diguanylate cyclase, with protein MIEYNNPQDLKRLIRKLNKIGITISREKNVDTILEMILNESIDITNSDGGTLYIVKEFEGQKYLVITLAKNYSVDFNYIGYKIPIDNQSIVGYVAQNGIPVTINNIQNIQNSHLQQFKLFDQALHYKTLNLMAIPMIDYQGNVIGVLQIINKKKDKSIKLTEDNIYQNIVDFTKEDEEIILSLASQASLLIERIHLYQRIEKNIANTRYALISLFNSMKQVIANLSEDILIEQEEFKKYASLDDLTGLFTRNEGMIYLEKQIQLSKMNETHFVVCFIDVDGLKQVNDTFGHQIGDELLKSFAQILKESIRSYDIAFRYGGDEFVLILYKATIREANIVLTRIQNKIDEFNTKIQKPYKIQISYGFAEYSPTSNLSTEDLIKIADENMYKVKKEKKKSRPSY; from the coding sequence ATGATCGAATATAATAATCCCCAAGATTTAAAAAGACTAATCAGAAAACTCAATAAAATTGGAATTACAATTTCACGGGAGAAAAACGTCGATACCATTTTAGAAATGATCTTAAATGAAAGCATTGACATCACAAATAGTGATGGTGGTACCCTCTATATCGTAAAAGAATTCGAAGGACAAAAATATTTAGTCATCACACTTGCCAAAAACTACTCAGTTGATTTCAATTACATTGGTTATAAAATACCTATAGATAATCAAAGCATCGTCGGATATGTTGCACAAAATGGCATTCCTGTTACAATTAACAACATTCAAAATATCCAAAATTCTCACCTGCAGCAGTTTAAACTTTTCGACCAAGCTTTACATTATAAAACCCTAAATCTTATGGCAATACCTATGATTGATTATCAAGGCAATGTGATTGGTGTTTTGCAGATAATAAACAAAAAGAAAGACAAGTCCATTAAGCTAACAGAAGACAACATCTACCAAAATATTGTTGACTTTACAAAAGAAGATGAAGAAATTATTTTGTCACTTGCATCTCAAGCGTCTTTATTAATTGAACGAATTCATCTTTACCAAAGGATAGAAAAAAATATTGCAAACACTCGTTATGCTCTAATCAGTTTATTTAATTCTATGAAACAAGTGATTGCAAACTTGAGTGAAGATATTTTAATTGAACAAGAAGAGTTTAAGAAATATGCATCTTTGGACGATCTGACAGGTCTATTTACGCGAAATGAAGGAATGATTTATTTAGAAAAGCAGATACAACTCTCCAAAATGAATGAAACACACTTTGTTGTTTGCTTTATTGACGTCGATGGATTAAAACAAGTAAATGACACATTTGGCCACCAAATAGGTGATGAACTTTTAAAAAGCTTTGCTCAAATTCTAAAAGAAAGTATCAGAAGTTACGATATAGCGTTTAGATACGGGGGAGATGAGTTTGTGTTGATACTTTATAAAGCAACAATAAGAGAAGCCAATATTGTTCTTACAAGAATTCAAAACAAAATTGATGAGTTTAACACAAAAATCCAGAAGCCATATAAGATTCAAATAAGCTATGGATTTGCTGAATATTCCCCAACTTCTAATTTGAGTACTGAAGACTTGATTAAAATTGCTGATGAGAATATGTACAAGGTCAAGAAAGAAAAGAAAAAAAGTCGACCCTCATATTAA
- a CDS encoding adenylate/guanylate cyclase domain-containing protein, with translation MICFNCGNKIQSPNAEKCIFCGMKFKGVCPSCNSLLPTYINFCPNCGEFVRQGETNQQSVDELKKVAVLFADISGFTKLSEKISPDEVNNIINEFFEYILKPVYYYEGTIDKFIGDCVMILFGAKNSHLDDPKRAVLCALEMLKLCNEFSVQKSLKISMSIGINYGIVAIGKVGGYYEKDYTVIGDVVNVAQRLQAAAPENTIYVSESIYRETFDLFLYSEAKEIYVKNKSNPIRCYIPLEIVNEATTFDVISRIQDSYLSKLFNIIASKDTNSVLLLGPNGVGKTSLLEKLTNHLVANNIKTYYIRCSFNNYSRPYLLISQIICKVLNVSVDDVQTIKQHRLISFLDFLFKDDLEKKKPVSNFFLSFCN, from the coding sequence ATGATTTGTTTTAACTGTGGCAATAAAATTCAATCTCCTAATGCTGAAAAATGTATCTTTTGCGGAATGAAATTTAAGGGTGTGTGTCCATCTTGCAATTCATTATTACCTACCTACATTAATTTCTGCCCTAATTGTGGGGAATTTGTAAGACAAGGTGAAACTAATCAACAATCTGTTGACGAATTAAAAAAGGTAGCTGTGCTATTTGCAGATATATCAGGGTTTACTAAGCTTTCCGAAAAAATAAGCCCTGATGAGGTTAATAATATAATCAATGAATTTTTTGAATATATTTTAAAGCCTGTTTACTACTATGAAGGTACCATAGATAAATTCATTGGAGATTGTGTTATGATACTATTTGGTGCAAAAAACTCTCACTTGGATGACCCAAAGCGTGCTGTGTTGTGTGCTCTTGAAATGTTAAAACTCTGTAACGAGTTTTCAGTACAAAAAAGTTTAAAAATATCAATGAGTATCGGCATAAATTATGGTATAGTTGCAATTGGCAAAGTCGGAGGATATTATGAAAAGGATTATACTGTTATTGGGGACGTTGTTAATGTGGCTCAAAGATTACAAGCAGCAGCACCTGAGAATACTATTTATGTATCAGAAAGTATTTATAGGGAGACTTTTGATTTATTCCTATATTCAGAGGCAAAAGAAATCTATGTCAAAAATAAAAGCAATCCCATAAGGTGTTATATACCTTTAGAAATTGTCAATGAAGCTACAACATTTGATGTAATTTCTCGTATCCAGGATAGCTATTTATCAAAACTATTTAATATAATCGCATCAAAAGATACAAATAGCGTTCTTTTACTGGGGCCAAACGGTGTTGGAAAAACTTCTCTTTTAGAAAAATTAACTAATCATTTAGTTGCAAACAATATAAAAACGTATTATATTAGATGTAGTTTTAATAATTATTCGCGTCCTTACTTGTTAATTTCTCAAATAATATGTAAAGTATTAAATGTAAGTGTAGACGATGTGCAAACCATAAAGCAACATCGATTAATCTCTTTTCTTGACTTTTTATTTAAAGATGACTTAGAAAAAAAGAAACCTGTATCAAATTTCTTTCTATCATTCTGCAATTAG
- a CDS encoding tetratricopeptide repeat protein — protein MTQEDLEFEIRQNVLLFFDAFLSSNFSIFLIDDIHYADIESIQILEYLKTNLYCDKVIFIITSENESIHLNAEKTIYVQKLSLQETEEFLKSFFNVNTVDEKFTQLMVDISEGKISYLKEVCRWLYLNHQLCIHNNKLFLQNTNINASEIFYKIVEHRLSQLDKELIQFLKIAAVFGQRFNLRIVLNVLKPSKSENDIILTLSKSNFIKFVDITYQSSTADKIFEFANNIIFETVLRSIPKSTKISLHLKIAKSIEKLFRENISYYYELLIYHYREANDIINSSKYCILLANYYKKQLLYKYAVKYFKIAIEMLENYNQQKNNLYTRALEELSSLEKQMGNYVEALKYLNILDSVADAEKSLFIKCEICECLILTADFAKAKEILIGLEKNIDRNSTLYSKLVYLKSLFQCYTGASDINQILEEAETIIMQDNEIENLVKIFNVVAYTFYRNYGDINKAINYLQKAKSAAIKTNNIGLRVKLTSNLGILYFQTGQINSAIQNLTLALEESKKISDRHTQIHILINLGIIYTKKGLLKKAYEYLNQAYENAEKWNFSYEECACLLNIGEIYIEKGLLIHSYELFLASLNISETKMFTAEKALSFINLAKVLLLLKNWQAAEEFLNKATSFIENLKDIDTSYEYHLTKAEFFLLTNNLLDAEREIDISLKFAEKNIFRQIECIRKKGEILSAAEKYSEAIDCFKNAIKLSETTGSALELAKCYFLLAKTYLKTSQKDQAKYYFEMLEKWSKLIDDECSIKAEIASFKKCLIS, from the coding sequence ATGACCCAAGAAGATTTGGAATTTGAAATTCGGCAAAATGTACTTCTATTTTTTGATGCTTTTTTGAGCTCAAACTTTTCTATTTTTTTAATAGATGACATCCATTATGCTGACATTGAATCAATTCAAATCCTGGAATATTTAAAGACAAATTTGTATTGTGATAAAGTAATCTTTATCATAACTTCAGAAAATGAAAGTATCCACCTTAACGCCGAAAAAACCATCTATGTGCAGAAATTGTCACTTCAGGAAACAGAGGAATTTCTGAAATCTTTCTTTAATGTTAATACTGTTGATGAAAAATTTACTCAACTAATGGTGGACATATCAGAAGGAAAAATTTCTTATCTTAAAGAGGTTTGTAGATGGCTTTATTTGAATCATCAGTTGTGCATTCACAACAATAAGCTGTTTCTTCAAAACACTAATATAAATGCTTCAGAAATATTTTATAAAATTGTTGAACACAGACTTTCTCAACTCGATAAGGAATTAATACAATTTTTGAAAATAGCTGCTGTTTTTGGACAAAGATTTAATTTACGTATAGTATTAAATGTTCTAAAACCTTCAAAATCTGAAAATGATATCATCTTAACTCTTTCAAAAAGTAATTTCATTAAATTTGTTGACATAACTTATCAATCTTCAACAGCAGACAAAATCTTCGAATTTGCAAATAATATTATTTTTGAAACAGTCCTGAGGTCAATACCAAAAAGTACTAAAATAAGTCTTCATCTTAAAATTGCCAAATCTATTGAAAAACTATTCAGAGAAAATATTAGTTATTATTACGAGCTTTTGATTTATCATTACCGTGAAGCAAACGATATAATAAATTCTTCCAAATATTGTATATTGCTTGCAAATTATTATAAAAAGCAGCTTTTGTACAAGTACGCAGTAAAATACTTTAAAATTGCAATTGAAATGTTAGAAAATTACAACCAACAAAAAAACAATCTATATACAAGAGCACTTGAAGAATTATCAAGTTTAGAAAAACAAATGGGTAACTATGTTGAAGCTCTTAAGTACTTAAATATCTTAGATAGTGTAGCAGATGCCGAAAAAAGTCTATTTATAAAATGCGAAATATGTGAATGTCTCATCCTTACTGCTGACTTTGCTAAAGCGAAGGAAATACTCATAGGGCTTGAAAAAAATATTGACAGGAATAGTACCTTATATTCAAAATTAGTCTACCTCAAGAGTCTATTTCAATGTTATACTGGGGCTTCAGACATTAACCAAATTTTGGAAGAGGCAGAAACTATAATAATGCAAGATAATGAGATTGAGAATCTTGTGAAAATCTTTAATGTAGTTGCATATACATTTTATAGAAACTATGGAGATATTAATAAGGCAATAAATTACTTACAAAAAGCTAAATCTGCCGCAATTAAAACTAATAATATTGGTTTACGTGTCAAACTTACCAGTAATCTTGGTATTCTTTATTTTCAAACTGGTCAAATTAATAGCGCAATACAAAATTTAACATTAGCCTTAGAAGAAAGCAAAAAAATTTCCGATAGACATACACAAATTCATATTTTGATAAATTTAGGGATAATTTATACAAAAAAAGGACTTCTTAAAAAAGCATACGAATATCTAAACCAAGCTTATGAAAATGCTGAAAAATGGAATTTCTCGTATGAAGAATGTGCTTGCCTACTTAATATAGGCGAAATCTACATTGAAAAAGGTTTATTAATACATAGCTATGAATTGTTTTTAGCCTCACTAAATATCAGCGAAACAAAAATGTTCACTGCCGAAAAAGCTTTGAGTTTTATAAATCTCGCAAAAGTTTTGCTCCTTCTGAAAAATTGGCAAGCTGCTGAAGAATTTCTTAATAAAGCAACAAGTTTTATTGAAAATTTAAAAGACATAGATACATCTTATGAATATCATCTAACTAAGGCAGAGTTTTTTTTGTTGACAAACAATCTTTTAGATGCAGAGAGAGAAATTGATATTTCATTAAAGTTTGCAGAAAAAAACATATTCAGACAAATAGAATGCATAAGAAAGAAAGGGGAGATACTTTCTGCTGCTGAAAAGTACAGTGAAGCAATAGATTGCTTCAAAAATGCAATAAAACTTAGTGAAACAACTGGTTCTGCCTTAGAACTTGCAAAGTGCTATTTTCTCTTAGCAAAAACTTATCTAAAAACTTCGCAAAAAGACCAAGCAAAGTATTATTTTGAAATGTTAGAAAAATGGAGCAAATTAATTGATGATGAGTGCAGTATCAAGGCTGAAATAGCTTCATTTAAAAAGTGTTTGATAAGTTAA